Within the Iodidimonas sp. SYSU 1G8 genome, the region GCCATTGACCTGCGCCCAGCCGGTAATGCCCGGCTTGATGCCGTGGCGCACCAGATAGTCATCGATGCGACCGGCATAGTCGGCGTTCATCGAAACCTCGTGCGGCCGCGGTCCGACCAGCGACATGTCGCCGCGCAGCACGTTGATCAGTTGCGGCAGCTCGTCGATGCTGGTGGCCCTGAGGATGCGCCCGATCCGGGTGACCCGGTTGTCGTCGCGTGTCGCCTGCCTGAAAGCCGCGGCCTCCTCGACCCGCATGGTCCGGAACTTGAAGATCGAAAATTCGCGCTTCTGGAATCCCGCCCGTTTCTGCAGATAGAAGACCGGGCCGGGCGAATCCAGCTTGATCAGGGCGGCGATGAGCAGGAACAGCGGCGAGACGAGCAGGAGCAGGATGCCGGCCAGGACATAGTCCTCGATCCGTTTGATGAGATGGGCCTCGCTCGACAGCGGCGCCCGCATCAGGTTCATGGCCAGCAGACCATCGAGTGTCTTGATGGGCCGGCCGACCCATGCGTTGCCCAGCCGGGGCAGCACCAGTTCCACATCGAGGGCAAGCCCCCGCAGCGCCCGGACACAGGCGTTGATGTCCTCCTGCTCACGCCAGTTGAACAGCAGGATGACCCGATCCGGTCCCAGATCCTCGGCAAGACGCGGCAGATGATGCAGCCCTGAGTACACGTCGCAGCCATGCGAGCGCTCAAGACTGTCGCCCTCCGTCGCGATCACGCCGAGCACGCTGATGCGCCGCTGCGACTTGCCGAACAGCCAGCCCATGAAACTGCCGATGCGCTCGGGATCGCCGACGAGCAATACGCGGTCCCGCAGCATCCCCTTGGCCTGCGCCGCACGCACCAGCGCGGCGCGCAACAGGAACGATAGCGCGATGCCGACGAACCCGATCAGCATCCACGACAGGAACCAGACGCGCGAGAAATCCGCCGATGTCTTCGATCCGAAACCGATCGCCAGCAATATGGTGGCCACCATGGCCTGAGCACCGAGCAGCCGGAACAGCTGCGGTGTGCGATGGGCATAGGAGTCGATGTCGTAAAGCCGCCGCCAGCGGAAGATGTTGAGAGACAGCATGATCGCCAAGGCGACCGGAAACAGGTAGCCGGACGGCATGTCCAGATCGCCGAAGCGGATCAGGAACGCCACGAACGCCGACCCGAGCATGATGACCGCGTCACCGATCATCGCCATGATCTCGATCGTGCGGGGCGTCCAGCGAATGACCGCCGGCTGCACCCTCTTCGACCTGGAAAGGTCGATCCCCTCTTGGCTCGCGTTAAGCACGAGCATGCCCTCGATATGCGCAGGAAATGTGCGCCTGTTGCCCCACCACTCCTTGTCCTTCAATTGCGGTAGAATGCCAAGGGCAAATCCCGCGATCAACCCTCACAACCCGGTTACCGCGCGCTCGGACTCCCGTGCGATTGCACGCCGGCGGATGCGGGTGTATGCCACGAGACCATCACTCGCGCATGGAGCGTCTTCGCCTTGGAGCGGCCCGAACAACCGGCGGACAGTCTGGATTTCGACGGCGATGTCGGCGCGCTCAAAAGGAAGTCGGTCCGCGGCGGCGCCGTTCTGGGCGTCCTGCAACTGTGCCAGGTCTTCCTGCAGCTGGCCTGGACGGTGGCCATGGCCAGGTTGCTGCGGCCGGAGGATTTCGGCCTGGTCGCCATGGCCGTCCCCCTCGTGTCCCTCATCGGCATCATTCGCGACATGGGACTGGCGGATGCGGTGTTGCGCCGGCCGCGGCTGACCTATGCCGAGATGTCCAATCTCTACTGGGTTTCCCTCGCGATCCACGTCGCCGCGTTCTGCCTGTTCGTCGCCGCCGCGCCGCTGGTCGGACTGTTCTATGGCGCGCCCGAGGTATCGTGGATCGTCGCCGCCTATAGCCTGTTGCTGCTGCTGAACGGTGTGGCGTCGCTGCACGTGGCGCTGCTCACCCGGCGGCTGCAATTCGCCCGGGTCGGCCTGATCAAGCTTGTCGGCTTTACCGTCGGCGCGGCGGCGGGCGTAGTGGTCGGCCTCATCTGGCACACCTACTGGGCGCTGGTCGTCATGGGCCTGACCGTCGGCCTCACCGAGCTGTTGATGGCATGGCTGATGAGCGGGTGGGTTCCCAGCCGGCCGCATCGGGGAACCAACGTGCGCACCATGGTCGATTTTGGCGCCAATGTCGGCCTGTCGCGGCTGATGAACTATGCCTCCTCCAACGCGGATACCGTCATCGTCGGCAAGGTACTCGGCGCGGTCGCCCTCGGGTTTTACGACCGCGCCTACCGCCTGATGGTCACGCCGACCTCGCTGCTGCTGAAACCGCTGGAGTCGGTGGCGCCCTCCATTTTCAGCCGCCTTTTGGACACGCCCGATGTCTATCGCCGCTCGGTGCTGGGCGCGATGGGCCTCGTGCTGATGGCGACCATGCCCGGCATGCTGTTCGCGGTGGTGATGGCACCACTGCTCATTCCGCTTGCCTATGGTCACGGCTGGGACCCGGTCGTGCCGATCTTCCAGGCCTTCGGCGTGGCCGCGGTCCTGCGGTTCCAGATGGTGATGCTCGACTGGCTGTTCGTGGTCGAGGGCCGGTCGAGGGCCTATCGGCATTGGGGAGTGGCGCGCGCCTCCGTGATGATCGCCGGCTTCGCCATCGGCGTGAACTGGGGCGCGCTGGGCGTCGCCGCCAGCTATGCGATCGCCATCGCCCTGCTGCTGCCGGTCCAGGCCATCTGGCTCGGCCGGACGTCGCCGGTGCGTCCCGCCGACATCGGCCGGAGCATCGTCATTCTCGTGCCGGGCGCCGGGATGGCCGTCTCGACCATGCTATGGCTGGTGCGCGCGCGGCCGCTCCCCGACTGGGCGGCGCTGATCCTGGCGCTGGCGGCATCCTATGGACTGGTCATCGCCGTGGCCGCTCTTTTCCCGTCGGGACGCGCCACCATGAAGGGCGGCATCGTCACGATCCGCGAGGGCCTGCGGCGCTCCTGATCGGTCTATTCCCCGGGCTCCAGGGATTGCCGCAACCGCGGAGGCTGCGCCGCCGGTCCCGCTGCCGCCGCCGGTTCGGGCGCCTCGACCGGACGGCGCTGCCAGCGCATGCCGATCAGCCCCGACGTGAAGAGCATCCAGGTGATCTCGGAATGCTCGAAGATCACCTTCTCGGCGATGCTGTACACCAGGATGAAGACCATCAGCCCGCCAAAGAACGCGCCCGCGTCGTCCTTCGTCATGGCGAGGTAGCTGAGCGCCCGGTAGATCATCTGGCCGAACAGGGCCGCGACGAGCACCAGCCCGACGAGGCCGAGTTCGAGCCACACGTCGAGGAAGCCGTTATGACCGTTGCCCAGCTTGGTGTTCTCGCTGCC harbors:
- a CDS encoding undecaprenyl-phosphate glucose phosphotransferase — encoded protein: MLVLNASQEGIDLSRSKRVQPAVIRWTPRTIEIMAMIGDAVIMLGSAFVAFLIRFGDLDMPSGYLFPVALAIMLSLNIFRWRRLYDIDSYAHRTPQLFRLLGAQAMVATILLAIGFGSKTSADFSRVWFLSWMLIGFVGIALSFLLRAALVRAAQAKGMLRDRVLLVGDPERIGSFMGWLFGKSQRRISVLGVIATEGDSLERSHGCDVYSGLHHLPRLAEDLGPDRVILLFNWREQEDINACVRALRGLALDVELVLPRLGNAWVGRPIKTLDGLLAMNLMRAPLSSEAHLIKRIEDYVLAGILLLLVSPLFLLIAALIKLDSPGPVFYLQKRAGFQKREFSIFKFRTMRVEEAAAFRQATRDDNRVTRIGRILRATSIDELPQLINVLRGDMSLVGPRPHEVSMNADYAGRIDDYLVRHGIKPGITGWAQVNGARGETRTLQDMERRLRYDLAYVDNWSLWLDLQILLRTAGVFLFQKNAY
- a CDS encoding lipopolysaccharide biosynthesis protein, whose protein sequence is MERPEQPADSLDFDGDVGALKRKSVRGGAVLGVLQLCQVFLQLAWTVAMARLLRPEDFGLVAMAVPLVSLIGIIRDMGLADAVLRRPRLTYAEMSNLYWVSLAIHVAAFCLFVAAAPLVGLFYGAPEVSWIVAAYSLLLLLNGVASLHVALLTRRLQFARVGLIKLVGFTVGAAAGVVVGLIWHTYWALVVMGLTVGLTELLMAWLMSGWVPSRPHRGTNVRTMVDFGANVGLSRLMNYASSNADTVIVGKVLGAVALGFYDRAYRLMVTPTSLLLKPLESVAPSIFSRLLDTPDVYRRSVLGAMGLVLMATMPGMLFAVVMAPLLIPLAYGHGWDPVVPIFQAFGVAAVLRFQMVMLDWLFVVEGRSRAYRHWGVARASVMIAGFAIGVNWGALGVAASYAIAIALLLPVQAIWLGRTSPVRPADIGRSIVILVPGAGMAVSTMLWLVRARPLPDWAALILALAASYGLVIAVAALFPSGRATMKGGIVTIREGLRRS